CGGCCGACAGGACCAGCCGCCCGTCCTCCGGCACGATCTCGCGGGGGAGGAACCTGAAACGCCGGCTCAGGTCCGGAGGCGCCGTGAGGTCGAGGCGCTGCTCTGCGGGGTAGAGATCGGCTTCGAAGGGTGCCTGGCGGCGGAGGTGGCTGATGGCGGCGGCCAGATAATCATACGTGGACGGGAAGAGCGAAACCGGCTTCGCGGTCGAACCCCGCGCCGTGCGGCCGACAGGCGTTTCCACCTCCCCCAGCAGGACCGCCAGGTCGTCGAAGTCGCTGCCGCGGATGAAGGCCTCGAACTCCTCCGGGCTCTTTCCCGCCTCCATGGCCGAGGCCGTCAGGGCCTCTTCCTCGGCGATGTCGTGGACGCCCATGAACTCGGCCGGGTCCCCGATATTCCGCACCACTTCCTCGTCCTTGGCGATGAGCAGCTCCAGGATCCGCATGTCGCCCCGGATCTTCGGGTTGACGCTGCGGGTCACCAGGTAGACGATCTCGGGCGTGCGCTCCTGCCCGTAGCGGTCGATGCGGCCGTTGCGCTGCTGGAAGACCATCAGCGACCAGGGGATGTCGAAATGGATCATGCGGTGCGAGAGATAATGGAGGTTGATGCCCTCCGAGGCCACGTCCGATGCCAGCAGCAGGCGCACGGGGGACTCGTCCTTCCCGAACTCCTCGACCGTCTGCTGCTGGTCCACGTCCGACATACCGCCGTGAAGGACAGCGACGGCGCGCTCCTTGAGCCCGAGGTCGCGGGGCAGGTGTGTATGCAGGAACCGGAGGGTCTCGATCCGCTCGGTGAAGATCACCAGCCGGTCGGATTCGTCATCCCCCTTCCAGCCGAACCCGACGAGCGGATCGCGGATCACCTCGAGGAGTTTCCGGTACTTCGAGTACTGCTGCGCCGCCACCTTCCCCACGCCCTCCGCCAGGGCCTCCAGCGACTGGATGTCCAGAGCCGCCTGCTCATCCTCGAGTTTCCGGAGGCGGACGATGCGATGGCGGATCGTATCGATGCAGGCCGCGGGGCTCGAGAAGAGGGCCTTTTCGAGCGTGGTCCTGAAAAGAAGGCCGCCGCTTCGCTGCTGGTCGATGCGCGCGAACTCACGGTCCGTCAGGGTGTCGAAGGCCGCCTCCTCCTCGGCGGAGGCGTCGCAGTGGGCCACAGCGATCCGCCGCTCCTTGAAGGACGCCGCCACCTGCTCCTGGATATCCTTTTTGAAGCGGCGGATGTAAAGGCCGCGAATGTCTTCGGGCCCGTAATGCTCCGGGTCGGCGATGGCGGTCGGATCGAGCATGTTCATGAGGCTCGCGAAGCTCCGGGCCTTGCCGTCATGGGGCGTCGCCGAAAGCAGGATGAGGGTGTCGGAGCGCCGGGCGAGAAGCTTGGCGAGCCTGGCCCTCATGTTCAGGCTGTTGCCGCGCTCGGCCACGTTGTGCGCCTCGTCGATGACGATGATGTCCCAGTAGGCCGACTCGATGTAAGTGCGGTATTCGGCGTCCTGCTTCAGGGTGTCGATGGAGATGATCGCCTTGTCGTAATAGTAGAACGGATTCTGGTTGGTGGGGATCCGCGAGCGCACACGCTGAATCCCGATGGAATCGAGGCGCACCAGCGGGATGGTGAAGCGGGTCCACATCTCCTTCTGGAACTGGGTGAGCATGCTCTTGACCGCCACGACGAGGATACGCTTGCCCCGGCCCCGCAAGATCAGCTCGCTCAGGAGGACTCCGGCCTCGAGCGTCTTCCCGAGGCCCACGGCGTCGGCGATCAGGATGCGCTGGCGCGGCTGCCGGAGGGCCTGCACGGCCGGATCGAGCTGAAACGGGACCAGGTCCATGGCCGCCTCGTGCCCGATGTAGAGTTTTTCGTCCGTCGGGGGCTTGCGCCTGAGAAGGCTTTCCATGTAGAGGATCGACGCCTCGTAGGAGCTCGACCGATCCGGCACCAGCCTGGTCTGCGCCGGATCGAGGACTTCGATCTTTTTTTCGATTTCGGTCAGGAAGACCGCCGACTTGTCCCTGACAATCTCGCTGACGCCCGTCACGCTGAGGGCCAGCCCGCCGGTGGACGTCCGGTCCACGCGCCGCACGACCCACTCCGCATCCCGCACCTCGATCCGCGCCCCGGGCGCAAAGGTATGATTCATTGAAATTTCCTTAACCAGCCGCCAGAAAAGAAGAATCCGCCGCGCAAGATTGCATGGTCGGCTGGCTTCAAAACCCCTGCCAGCCATCACAGCAATGGTACCCGACCGAATACGGACTCTCTTCTAACGATTCCCTCGTAGTGAACGCCACGCATAAGCCCGGAGAAATTTTTACCCTCGCTCTTTATGCAGTTCTTATGGGGCTTTTCTCATCAAATGCGAGGCAAAAGACTCTTTCAAAGGACCGACAATCGGTTCCAGCTCTGACAAATCCACGGTTTTCATAGACAGGCCTTTTTGCTCGCCTAATCTTTTAAAAACAGCGTCTGCTGGGGA
This is a stretch of genomic DNA from Desulfatiglans anilini DSM 4660. It encodes these proteins:
- a CDS encoding DEAD/DEAH box helicase, coding for MNHTFAPGARIEVRDAEWVVRRVDRTSTGGLALSVTGVSEIVRDKSAVFLTEIEKKIEVLDPAQTRLVPDRSSSYEASILYMESLLRRKPPTDEKLYIGHEAAMDLVPFQLDPAVQALRQPRQRILIADAVGLGKTLEAGVLLSELILRGRGKRILVVAVKSMLTQFQKEMWTRFTIPLVRLDSIGIQRVRSRIPTNQNPFYYYDKAIISIDTLKQDAEYRTYIESAYWDIIVIDEAHNVAERGNSLNMRARLAKLLARRSDTLILLSATPHDGKARSFASLMNMLDPTAIADPEHYGPEDIRGLYIRRFKKDIQEQVAASFKERRIAVAHCDASAEEEAAFDTLTDREFARIDQQRSGGLLFRTTLEKALFSSPAACIDTIRHRIVRLRKLEDEQAALDIQSLEALAEGVGKVAAQQYSKYRKLLEVIRDPLVGFGWKGDDESDRLVIFTERIETLRFLHTHLPRDLGLKERAVAVLHGGMSDVDQQQTVEEFGKDESPVRLLLASDVASEGINLHYLSHRMIHFDIPWSLMVFQQRNGRIDRYGQERTPEIVYLVTRSVNPKIRGDMRILELLIAKDEEVVRNIGDPAEFMGVHDIAEEEALTASAMEAGKSPEEFEAFIRGSDFDDLAVLLGEVETPVGRTARGSTAKPVSLFPSTYDYLAAAISHLRRQAPFEADLYPAEQRLDLTAPPDLSRRFRFLPREIVPEDGRLVLSADRDLIQAEIRRSRKEEKAWPLMHYLWDLHPVVDWVNDKLLAAFGRHEAPVLELSGGLGPEEAIFVMSGLIPNRKSHPLVHEWFGVGFSGGAFRSVEPLDALGGRLQLGRRSYPNRGQALDVDALRLLLPEAVSRARAWMSERREAFEEGINAKLNQQLEALERLKAKQLRQLEFEFGGSRQPEKIVEARREARRREVDRIFDEYFDWVEDTLTTEDHPHIQVIAVLKG